A genomic region of Verrucomicrobiota bacterium contains the following coding sequences:
- a CDS encoding ribose ABC transporter permease: protein LVGALIIAVLNNGLTLMNVSFYWQLVIKGAVIILAVMLDKLRTRGQPT from the coding sequence TTGGTGGGGGCGTTGATCATCGCGGTGCTCAACAACGGGCTGACGTTGATGAACGTGTCGTTCTACTGGCAGTTGGTGATCAAAGGGGCGGTGATCATCCTGGCGGTGATGCTCGACAAATTGCGCACCCGCGGCCAGCCCACGTAG